The following proteins are co-located in the Halictus rubicundus isolate RS-2024b chromosome 1, iyHalRubi1_principal, whole genome shotgun sequence genome:
- the LOC143359471 gene encoding pre-mRNA-splicing factor SYF2 isoform X2 has product MNEARQQNHKEVVEEDKRKKLPSNWESRKRQAEWIVQDEAARKEAQEKGEDYDRIKLLHIDATEAERIARKKKNKRNPDPGFSDYEQAAIRQYNRLVKNIKPNMETYDNVKEKLGPAFYGDRNTILHGLHEDKKEAVDKMVEDLEKQIAKRDKYSRRRMHNDDADIDYINERNAKFNQKLERFYGEYTRETKLNLERGTAI; this is encoded by the exons ATG AATGAAGCCAGGCAGCAAAACCACAAGGAGGTCGTCGAAGAGGACAAAAGGAAAAAGCTTCCTTCCAATTGGGAATCACGTAAAAGACAGGCAGAATGGATCGTGCAGGACGAGGCTGCGAGGAAAGAGGCTCAAGAAAAA GGGGAGGACTATGACAGAATAAAGTTACTGCACATAGATGCAACGGAGGCAGAGCGAATTgcaaggaagaagaagaacaagaggAATCCTGATCCGGGTTTCTCGGATTATGAACAAGCAGCTATTCGTCAGTATAATAGACTGGTGAAGAATATCAAACCTAATATGGAGACGTATGACAACGTCAAGGAAAAGTTGGGGCCAGCTTTCTACGGGGATAGAAACACTATACTGCATGGTCTTCACGAGGATAAAAAGGAGGCTGTGGATAAGATGGTGGAGGACTTGGAGAAGCA AATTGCGAAGAGGGATAAGTACAGCAGAAGAAGAATGCATAACGACGACGCCGACATTGATTACATCAATGAACGTAACGCTAAGTTCAACCAGAAACTGGAGAGGTTCTACGGAGAGTATACTCGTGAGACTAAGCTTAACTTGGAGAGGGGTACAGCCATATAA
- the LOC143359471 gene encoding pre-mRNA-splicing factor Syf2 isoform X1, giving the protein MENVGSSSGEKSLSEKHAERMKRLRDLHAKRNEARQQNHKEVVEEDKRKKLPSNWESRKRQAEWIVQDEAARKEAQEKGEDYDRIKLLHIDATEAERIARKKKNKRNPDPGFSDYEQAAIRQYNRLVKNIKPNMETYDNVKEKLGPAFYGDRNTILHGLHEDKKEAVDKMVEDLEKQIAKRDKYSRRRMHNDDADIDYINERNAKFNQKLERFYGEYTRETKLNLERGTAI; this is encoded by the exons ATGGAGAACGTAGGCTCGAGCTCGGGTGAAAAATCGCTTTCCGAGAAGCATGCTGAGAGGATGAAACGGCTGCGGGATCTGCACGCGAAGAGG AATGAAGCCAGGCAGCAAAACCACAAGGAGGTCGTCGAAGAGGACAAAAGGAAAAAGCTTCCTTCCAATTGGGAATCACGTAAAAGACAGGCAGAATGGATCGTGCAGGACGAGGCTGCGAGGAAAGAGGCTCAAGAAAAA GGGGAGGACTATGACAGAATAAAGTTACTGCACATAGATGCAACGGAGGCAGAGCGAATTgcaaggaagaagaagaacaagaggAATCCTGATCCGGGTTTCTCGGATTATGAACAAGCAGCTATTCGTCAGTATAATAGACTGGTGAAGAATATCAAACCTAATATGGAGACGTATGACAACGTCAAGGAAAAGTTGGGGCCAGCTTTCTACGGGGATAGAAACACTATACTGCATGGTCTTCACGAGGATAAAAAGGAGGCTGTGGATAAGATGGTGGAGGACTTGGAGAAGCA AATTGCGAAGAGGGATAAGTACAGCAGAAGAAGAATGCATAACGACGACGCCGACATTGATTACATCAATGAACGTAACGCTAAGTTCAACCAGAAACTGGAGAGGTTCTACGGAGAGTATACTCGTGAGACTAAGCTTAACTTGGAGAGGGGTACAGCCATATAA
- the Tab2 gene encoding TAK1-associated binding protein 2 isoform X3, protein MGECHCSNIAIMQLFHELKQQFPALPDHVVSQCIAQNSHDRETCARSLRATQESRPSPGAFPPAAVCGILQQQAQQQQHPQQPQQQRPSPAAQQLQRCCAMSQLQRSNNVATSNPRPHRPASLDIGASRRCPLSCTRVAAISSSPPIAGNPSTPSSAPPACTTRGFFDDCIAGPPETNCNNHVQNAGNEPAGFELNVNVACSPAGNRDFRTVPTIGGACKRTDLIVDPRPHYADPLLSVENAGPQIDHTRSYTSVSLTLRPPSSEPQPPIDIRSQGSSLTYSSSSLDPRGFQSRLQISIGAGAVGSVAAARIRPPMGPSRPNSLIPPVQTGPQRPPGLPAGPPSQLPRPTTTMSAPTTPSVPPTTNIVPLISLPTTPSGPTTTSPPSSPVGERIQANSDQNRSPLNQVAERQRKLVAEQLARKERLARELRAEKGRLEAMKKELQSLSRPFDSSMPPQELKRILRSEIYQLQVECDRLADEVDQWSDPRVPLGETNEEFYQDIYTGQPLPPTSNFNPPPLPRQLPAWQPDVTGNNVDREERDGPSWVCRMCTFDNHPLMNKCEQCDMPRLLDHGNAGETQDIHIRVTHHHNFSPSRTVHSWVV, encoded by the exons AACAGCCACGACCGGGAGACATGCGCGAGAAGCCTGCGCGCCACGCAAGAGTCACGACCGTCACCGGGCGCCTTCCCTCCGGCCGCGGTCTGCGGCATTCTTCAGCAACAAGCCCAGCAGCAACAGCACCCTCAGCAACCCCAACAGCAACGACCGAGTCCGGCCGCGCAGCAGCTGCAACGTTGCTGCGCGATGAGCCAGCTCCAACGAAGCAACAATGTGGCCACCAGCAACCCGCGACCGCACAGGCCAGCGTCCTTGGACATCGGAGCCTCCAGACGCTGTCCCCTGAGCTGCACCAGGGTCGCAGCGATCTCCTCGTCGCCGCCGATCGCTGGTAACCCGTCGACACCCTCCTCGGCGCCACCCGCATGCACCACCAGGGGATTCTTCGACGACTGCATCGCAGGACCCCCGGAGACGAACTGCAACAACCACGTGCAGAACGCCGGCAACGAGCCGGCCGGATTCGAGCTGAACGTGAACGTTGCCTGCAGCCCAGCTGGCAATCGTG ACTTCCGAACGGTGCCCACGATCGGTGGCGCCTGTAAACGAACCGATCTGATCGTCGATCCACGGCCTCACTACGCGGACCCGTTGCTCAGCGTGGAGAACGCAGGCCCGCAGATCGATCACACGAGAAGCTACACCTCTGTCAGCCTGACGCTCAGGCCGCCGTCCTCGGAACCTCAACCGCCGATCGACATCAGATCACAGGGCTCGAGCCTGACATACTCGAGCTCCTCCCTGGATCCTCGGGGTTTTCAGAGTCGCCTTCAAATCAGCATCGGTGCGGGAGCCGTTGGCAGCGTGGCCGCTGCAAGGATCAGACCTCCGATGGGTCCCAGCAGACCCAACAGCTTGATACCGCCGGTACAAACCGGTCCCCAGAGGCCGCCAG GTCTTCCAGCGGGACCACCCAGCCAGTTGCCACGGCCCACGACAACAATGAGCGCCCCAACCACACCCTCGGTACCGCCGACAACGAATATCGTCCCTCTCATCAGCCTTCCGACGACACCGTCAGGACCGACGACGACCTCGCCGCCCTCCAGTCCCGTTGGCGAACGGATACAGGCCAATTCCGATCAGAATCGATCGCCGTTGAATCAAG TGGCGGAGCGTCAAAGGAAATTGGTCGCCGAGCAGCTAGCCCGGAAAGAAAGGCTCGCCAGGGAGTTGAGGGCCGAGAAAGGACGACTCGAAGCGATGAAGAAAGAGCTGCAGTCTCTTTCGAGACCGTTCGATTCCTCAATGCCGCCTCAG GAGCTGAAGAGGATATTGAGGAGCGAAATCTATCAGCTGCAGGTGGAATGCGACAGATTGGCGGATGAAGTGGATCAGTGGTCAGATCCAAGAG TACCTCTGGGCGAAACGAACGAAGAGTTCTATCAAGATATTTATACTGGTCAACCGTTGCCACCGACCTCCAACTTCAATCCTCCGCCATTGCCCAGACAACTGCCCGCTTGGCAACCGGATGTAACCGGAAATAACGTTGACAGAGAAGAACGGGACGGTCCCTCTTGGGTCTGTAGAATGTGTACGTTCGATAATCACCCGTTGATGAACAAATGCGAGCAGTGCGACATGCCGAGGCTGCTGGATCATGGAAACGCAG GCGAGACACAAGATATTCATATACGAGTCACACATCATCACAACTTTTCACCGAGCC GAACAGTGCATAGTTGGGTGGTATGA
- the Tab2 gene encoding TAK1-associated binding protein 2 isoform X1, whose translation MGECHCSNIAIMQLFHELKQQFPALPDHVVSQCIAQNSHDRETCARSLRATQESRPSPGAFPPAAVCGILQQQAQQQQHPQQPQQQRPSPAAQQLQRCCAMSQLQRSNNVATSNPRPHRPASLDIGASRRCPLSCTRVAAISSSPPIAGNPSTPSSAPPACTTRGFFDDCIAGPPETNCNNHVQNAGNEPAGFELNVNVACSPAGNRDFRTVPTIGGACKRTDLIVDPRPHYADPLLSVENAGPQIDHTRSYTSVSLTLRPPSSEPQPPIDIRSQGSSLTYSSSSLDPRGFQSRLQISIGAGAVGSVAAARIRPPMGPSRPNSLIPPVQTGPQRPPGLPAGPPSQLPRPTTTMSAPTTPSVPPTTNIVPLISLPTTPSGPTTTSPPSSPVGERIQANSDQNRSPLNQVAERQRKLVAEQLARKERLARELRAEKGRLEAMKKELQSLSRPFDSSMPPQELKRILRSEIYQLQVECDRLADEVDQWSDPRVPLGETNEEFYQDIYTGQPLPPTSNFNPPPLPRQLPAWQPDVTGNNVDREERDGPSWVCRMCTFDNHPLMNKCEQCDMPRLLDHGNAGETQDIHIRVTHHHNFSPSLSISFPGTVHSWVV comes from the exons AACAGCCACGACCGGGAGACATGCGCGAGAAGCCTGCGCGCCACGCAAGAGTCACGACCGTCACCGGGCGCCTTCCCTCCGGCCGCGGTCTGCGGCATTCTTCAGCAACAAGCCCAGCAGCAACAGCACCCTCAGCAACCCCAACAGCAACGACCGAGTCCGGCCGCGCAGCAGCTGCAACGTTGCTGCGCGATGAGCCAGCTCCAACGAAGCAACAATGTGGCCACCAGCAACCCGCGACCGCACAGGCCAGCGTCCTTGGACATCGGAGCCTCCAGACGCTGTCCCCTGAGCTGCACCAGGGTCGCAGCGATCTCCTCGTCGCCGCCGATCGCTGGTAACCCGTCGACACCCTCCTCGGCGCCACCCGCATGCACCACCAGGGGATTCTTCGACGACTGCATCGCAGGACCCCCGGAGACGAACTGCAACAACCACGTGCAGAACGCCGGCAACGAGCCGGCCGGATTCGAGCTGAACGTGAACGTTGCCTGCAGCCCAGCTGGCAATCGTG ACTTCCGAACGGTGCCCACGATCGGTGGCGCCTGTAAACGAACCGATCTGATCGTCGATCCACGGCCTCACTACGCGGACCCGTTGCTCAGCGTGGAGAACGCAGGCCCGCAGATCGATCACACGAGAAGCTACACCTCTGTCAGCCTGACGCTCAGGCCGCCGTCCTCGGAACCTCAACCGCCGATCGACATCAGATCACAGGGCTCGAGCCTGACATACTCGAGCTCCTCCCTGGATCCTCGGGGTTTTCAGAGTCGCCTTCAAATCAGCATCGGTGCGGGAGCCGTTGGCAGCGTGGCCGCTGCAAGGATCAGACCTCCGATGGGTCCCAGCAGACCCAACAGCTTGATACCGCCGGTACAAACCGGTCCCCAGAGGCCGCCAG GTCTTCCAGCGGGACCACCCAGCCAGTTGCCACGGCCCACGACAACAATGAGCGCCCCAACCACACCCTCGGTACCGCCGACAACGAATATCGTCCCTCTCATCAGCCTTCCGACGACACCGTCAGGACCGACGACGACCTCGCCGCCCTCCAGTCCCGTTGGCGAACGGATACAGGCCAATTCCGATCAGAATCGATCGCCGTTGAATCAAG TGGCGGAGCGTCAAAGGAAATTGGTCGCCGAGCAGCTAGCCCGGAAAGAAAGGCTCGCCAGGGAGTTGAGGGCCGAGAAAGGACGACTCGAAGCGATGAAGAAAGAGCTGCAGTCTCTTTCGAGACCGTTCGATTCCTCAATGCCGCCTCAG GAGCTGAAGAGGATATTGAGGAGCGAAATCTATCAGCTGCAGGTGGAATGCGACAGATTGGCGGATGAAGTGGATCAGTGGTCAGATCCAAGAG TACCTCTGGGCGAAACGAACGAAGAGTTCTATCAAGATATTTATACTGGTCAACCGTTGCCACCGACCTCCAACTTCAATCCTCCGCCATTGCCCAGACAACTGCCCGCTTGGCAACCGGATGTAACCGGAAATAACGTTGACAGAGAAGAACGGGACGGTCCCTCTTGGGTCTGTAGAATGTGTACGTTCGATAATCACCCGTTGATGAACAAATGCGAGCAGTGCGACATGCCGAGGCTGCTGGATCATGGAAACGCAG GCGAGACACAAGATATTCATATACGAGTCACACATCATCACAACTTTTCACCGAGCC tttctatttcttttccAGGAACAGTGCATAGTTGGGTGGTATGA
- the LOC143359422 gene encoding uncharacterized protein LOC143359422, which translates to METLESSRVCRLCGKHSGISIYIFDKNENHVKKINAVLPIMVHEMDLLPKHMCHWCSYKLEQFYKFFADCLKTDTNLKGQLSWMGKEDPQQRVGTPMVHIENIKIEPPDYDAFGMTPMVGDVNYISSVKSMAFEPDDIPYAPYRCRCCCDKMDQSNRAVSTDYQNTAVSRCNRLNNEIDNRTYSRPVKVKPLSTLTQETFQERSNPLKPVNKNDNRPKTTTYSLGHIKNIKSTIVVNEDVQDTIVRNLRPRNVPVKYVTTRKKVTSRAQLKAARSKMEPPKPQLEVTQLKVERLDDLEGRILRPRKNPIDYIGPKRKYLKSTDKNQRLNGVELNASEHKVRNIASKLKLSSEQVLTAMEDTINFAVKKEQLSDLEDSTLNESIIALPKNETSNSLADKLDALPDKVENDRVNCSLLDREPSGFSDVDGSRVLKSPNKRVSAIPQPPMCLRSHNVCLRNGKKRVLDQLGVSPSKLRRNGCNSTDSSKSNSRNPMKATRRFIDVKNIAASIKLFDNIKHYCDECNTSFVNRELFKLHPCYH; encoded by the exons ATGGAGACCCTCGAGTCGAGTCGCGTGTGCCGCCTCTGCGGCAAGCACTCCGGTATCTCTATTTATATATTCGACAAGAATGAGAACCACGTGAAGAAAATCAACGCCGTTCTACCGATCATG GTGCACGAGATGGACCTGTTGCCGAAACACATGTGCCATTGGTGCAGCTACAAGTTAGAGCAGTTTTACAAGTTCTTCGCCGACTGTCTGAAGACGGACACGAACCTGAAGGGTCAGTTATCATGGATGGGAAAGGAGGACCCACAGCAGAGGGTCGGTACACCGATGGTGCACATCGAGAACATCAAGATCGAGCCGCCGGACTACGACGCGTTCGGCATGACACCAATGGTCGGCGACGTGAACTACATCAGTTCCGTGAAATCGATGGCGTTCGAACCGGACGATATCCCGTATGCCCCATACCGATGCAGGTGCTGCTGTGATAAAATGGACCAAAGCAACCGGGCCGTATCAACAGACTATCAAAACACCGCGGTGTCGCGTTGCAACAGGCTGAACAACGAGATTGACAATCGGACCTATTCGAGGCCCGTCAAGGTCAAGCCGTTGAGCACCTTGACCCAAGAGACGTTCCAGGAACGATCGAACCCGTTGAAACCGGTCAACAAAAACGACAATCGTCCGAAAACGACTACTTACAGTCTGGGTCACATTAAAAACATCAAAAGCACGATTGTCGTTAACGAAGACGTTCAGGACACGATCGTTCGTAATCTGAGGCCCAGAAATGTACCGGTAAAATACGTGACGACGAGAAAGAAAGTCACATCTCGTGCCCAGTTGAAAGCCGCGAGATCGAAGATGGAGCCACCGAAGCCGCAGCTGGAGGTAACGCAGCTCAAGGTCGAGAGGCTGGATGATCTCGAAGGTAGGATTCTTAGGCCCAGGAAGAACCCGATCGATTATATAGGGCCGAAGAGGAAGTACTTGAAGTCCACTGATAAAAACCAAAGATTGAACGGCGTTGAGTTGAACGCGAGCGAGCACAAGGTCCGCAACATCGCGAGCAAGTTGAAACTATCCTCGGAACAGGTGTTGACcgcgatggaggatacgatcaACTTCGCGGTGAAGAAAGAGCAGCTGTCGGATCTCGAGGACTCGACGCTAAACGAATCCATAATCGCGCTGCCAAAGAATGAGACGAGTAATAGTCTTGCTGATAAACTTGACGCACTGCCTGATAAAGTCGAAAACGATAGGGTCAATTGCAGCTTGTTGGATCGCGAGCCGTCTGGTTTCAGCGACGTGGATGGATCGAGGGTGTTGAAGTCGCCAAATAAACGAGTCTCGGCGATACCGCAACCGCCGATGTGCCTAAGGAGCCATAACGTGTGCCTGAGAAACGGCAAAAAGAGGGTGTTAGACCAACTGGGCGTGTCCCCTAGCAAACTACGCAGAAATGGTTGCAATTCGACAGACTCGAGCAAATCGAACAGCAGAAATCCGATGAAAGCGACCAGAAGGTTCATCGACGTGAAGAACATCGCCGCGTCGATAAAGCTGTTCGATAATATCAAGCACTACTGCGATGAATGTAACACTAGCTTCGTTAACAGAGAGTTATTTAAATTGCACCCATGTTATCATTGA
- the Tab2 gene encoding TAK1-associated binding protein 2 isoform X2 encodes MGECHCSNIAIMQLFHELKQQFPALPDHVVSQCIAQNSHDRETCARSLRATQESRPSPGAFPPAAVCGILQQQAQQQQHPQQPQQQRPSPAAQQLQRCCAMSQLQRSNNVATSNPRPHRPASLDIGASRRCPLSCTRVAAISSSPPIAGNPSTPSSAPPACTTRGFFDDCIAGPPETNCNNHVQNAGNEPAGFELNVNVACSPAGNRDFRTVPTIGGACKRTDLIVDPRPHYADPLLSVENAGPQIDHTRSYTSVSLTLRPPSSEPQPPIDIRSQGSSLTYSSSSLDPRGFQSRLQISIGAGAVGSVAAARIRPPMGPSRPNSLIPPVQTGPQRPPGLPAGPPSQLPRPTTTMSAPTTPSVPPTTNIVPLISLPTTPSGPTTTSPPSSPVGERIQANSDQNRSPLNQVAERQRKLVAEQLARKERLARELRAEKGRLEAMKKELQSLSRPFDSSMPPQELKRILRSEIYQLQVECDRLADEVDQWSDPRVPLGETNEEFYQDIYTGQPLPPTSNFNPPPLPRQLPAWQPDVTGNNVDREERDGPSWVCRMCTFDNHPLMNKCEQCDMPRLLDHGNAGTASKKSIEEITKSLARMDADRNPPSTSE; translated from the exons AACAGCCACGACCGGGAGACATGCGCGAGAAGCCTGCGCGCCACGCAAGAGTCACGACCGTCACCGGGCGCCTTCCCTCCGGCCGCGGTCTGCGGCATTCTTCAGCAACAAGCCCAGCAGCAACAGCACCCTCAGCAACCCCAACAGCAACGACCGAGTCCGGCCGCGCAGCAGCTGCAACGTTGCTGCGCGATGAGCCAGCTCCAACGAAGCAACAATGTGGCCACCAGCAACCCGCGACCGCACAGGCCAGCGTCCTTGGACATCGGAGCCTCCAGACGCTGTCCCCTGAGCTGCACCAGGGTCGCAGCGATCTCCTCGTCGCCGCCGATCGCTGGTAACCCGTCGACACCCTCCTCGGCGCCACCCGCATGCACCACCAGGGGATTCTTCGACGACTGCATCGCAGGACCCCCGGAGACGAACTGCAACAACCACGTGCAGAACGCCGGCAACGAGCCGGCCGGATTCGAGCTGAACGTGAACGTTGCCTGCAGCCCAGCTGGCAATCGTG ACTTCCGAACGGTGCCCACGATCGGTGGCGCCTGTAAACGAACCGATCTGATCGTCGATCCACGGCCTCACTACGCGGACCCGTTGCTCAGCGTGGAGAACGCAGGCCCGCAGATCGATCACACGAGAAGCTACACCTCTGTCAGCCTGACGCTCAGGCCGCCGTCCTCGGAACCTCAACCGCCGATCGACATCAGATCACAGGGCTCGAGCCTGACATACTCGAGCTCCTCCCTGGATCCTCGGGGTTTTCAGAGTCGCCTTCAAATCAGCATCGGTGCGGGAGCCGTTGGCAGCGTGGCCGCTGCAAGGATCAGACCTCCGATGGGTCCCAGCAGACCCAACAGCTTGATACCGCCGGTACAAACCGGTCCCCAGAGGCCGCCAG GTCTTCCAGCGGGACCACCCAGCCAGTTGCCACGGCCCACGACAACAATGAGCGCCCCAACCACACCCTCGGTACCGCCGACAACGAATATCGTCCCTCTCATCAGCCTTCCGACGACACCGTCAGGACCGACGACGACCTCGCCGCCCTCCAGTCCCGTTGGCGAACGGATACAGGCCAATTCCGATCAGAATCGATCGCCGTTGAATCAAG TGGCGGAGCGTCAAAGGAAATTGGTCGCCGAGCAGCTAGCCCGGAAAGAAAGGCTCGCCAGGGAGTTGAGGGCCGAGAAAGGACGACTCGAAGCGATGAAGAAAGAGCTGCAGTCTCTTTCGAGACCGTTCGATTCCTCAATGCCGCCTCAG GAGCTGAAGAGGATATTGAGGAGCGAAATCTATCAGCTGCAGGTGGAATGCGACAGATTGGCGGATGAAGTGGATCAGTGGTCAGATCCAAGAG TACCTCTGGGCGAAACGAACGAAGAGTTCTATCAAGATATTTATACTGGTCAACCGTTGCCACCGACCTCCAACTTCAATCCTCCGCCATTGCCCAGACAACTGCCCGCTTGGCAACCGGATGTAACCGGAAATAACGTTGACAGAGAAGAACGGGACGGTCCCTCTTGGGTCTGTAGAATGTGTACGTTCGATAATCACCCGTTGATGAACAAATGCGAGCAGTGCGACATGCCGAGGCTGCTGGATCATGGAAACGCAGGTACGGCTTCCAAAAAGTCAATCGAGGAGATCACCAAGTCTCTAGCGCGCATGGACGCCGATCGAAATCCTCCGTCGACGTCGGAGTAG